Proteins from a genomic interval of Thermoanaerobaculia bacterium:
- the serC gene encoding 3-phosphoserine/phosphohydroxythreonine transaminase — protein MAKRKFNFNPGPATLPLSVLETVQKNIVELGNSGMSVLEISHRGKEYTPIHESTKALFHEVFGVPDTYEILFLGGGASLQFCMLPMNFLKDRTADYINTGEWSKKAIKEARLQGSVNVAASTDGMNFNRLPYPEEIKLSENPAYVHITSNNTIFGTQWPAYPEVGNRPLVVDMSSDIMCRPVDVSKFHMIYAGAQKNLGPAGLTIVILRKDWLAEARQDIPTMLAYKTHVDKDSLFNTPPVFQIYVVGLVIQWIKDQGGLVEVEKINRKKTELLYGTMDSMADFYRGTVTDKEHRSWMNVTLRLPSEEMEAEFIKEAASRDLHGLKGHRSVGGIRVSMYNAMPLEGIECLTDFMKEFRKTH, from the coding sequence ATGGCGAAGCGTAAGTTTAACTTTAACCCCGGTCCCGCAACTCTGCCCCTGAGCGTTCTGGAAACGGTCCAGAAAAACATTGTCGAGCTCGGTAATTCGGGAATGTCTGTTCTTGAAATATCCCACAGAGGCAAAGAATACACCCCCATCCATGAATCGACCAAAGCCCTCTTCCATGAGGTTTTTGGCGTCCCCGACACCTATGAAATCCTCTTTCTGGGAGGAGGCGCCAGCCTGCAGTTCTGCATGCTTCCCATGAATTTCCTCAAAGACAGAACGGCCGATTACATTAACACGGGTGAATGGTCCAAGAAGGCGATCAAGGAAGCCAGGCTTCAGGGTTCTGTCAATGTCGCGGCATCTACGGACGGCATGAATTTCAACCGTCTCCCCTACCCGGAGGAGATTAAGCTTTCTGAAAACCCCGCCTATGTTCATATCACATCCAACAACACGATATTCGGTACCCAGTGGCCGGCCTATCCCGAAGTCGGGAACAGGCCCCTAGTCGTAGACATGTCGTCCGATATCATGTGTCGTCCCGTTGACGTTTCCAAATTTCACATGATCTACGCCGGAGCGCAAAAGAACCTGGGCCCCGCGGGCTTGACGATTGTCATTCTGCGCAAGGATTGGCTTGCTGAAGCCCGACAGGACATTCCAACGATGCTGGCCTATAAGACCCATGTGGATAAAGACTCTCTCTTCAACACTCCCCCGGTTTTCCAGATTTACGTGGTCGGCCTCGTCATCCAGTGGATCAAAGATCAGGGCGGACTCGTCGAAGTTGAAAAGATCAACCGGAAGAAGACGGAACTCCTGTACGGAACGATGGATTCCATGGCCGACTTCTACAGGGGGACGGTGACAGACAAGGAACACCGCTCCTGGATGAACGTCACGCTTCGCCTCCCCTCGGAAGAGATGGAAGCCGAGTTCATCAAGGAAGCGGCTTCCCGGGATCTCCACGGCCTGAAGGGACATCGGAGCGTGGGCGGTATCCGTGTTTCCATGTACAACGCCATGCCGTTGGAAGGAATCGAATGCCTGACCGATTTCATGAAGGAATTCCGCAAGACTCATTAG
- the mgtE gene encoding magnesium transporter has protein sequence MDQTTHLNHVQKVILRLLISGATSNLKKMLSKMTTAEIVQIFYHLRHSDQMSILQVLSTIHRAGEVLAEFPDELARNLISEFTDEKIAGMITRISPDDAVDLLTYLPEERQQTILSTLDREIRFELEKLLIFDRDTAGGLMTTEYAAVQEEYTVGETIQFLRKDYADRDLYTVYVLDESRHLLGTVPINTLVISGEDVPVRSIMVSDPITITPDMPSERVAALVSNYDLLAIPVVDADRKILGVVTFDDVLDVLEEKATEDMYHLANLDKEERVFTPVSRSVRLRAGWLLINLCTAILAALTVSLFRDTIQSYVALAVLMPIVAGMGGNAGSQSLTVVVRGLALGELTFSGGWKAVLKEVNVGFYNGLIHGTIMGLICYFWFKNPILSIIMVLAMIATLTISGLFGALVPIILRWFRKDPALGSSIFVTTATDVGGFFTFLGLASLAFRFFPPA, from the coding sequence ATGGATCAGACCACGCATCTGAACCACGTTCAGAAAGTAATTCTTCGGCTGCTTATCTCCGGAGCTACATCCAACCTGAAGAAAATGCTCTCCAAGATGACAACGGCGGAGATCGTTCAGATTTTTTATCATTTGAGGCACTCGGACCAGATGTCCATTCTCCAGGTATTATCCACGATTCATAGAGCTGGAGAGGTTCTCGCGGAGTTCCCTGACGAGCTGGCAAGAAATTTGATCAGTGAATTTACGGACGAAAAAATCGCAGGGATGATTACCAGGATTTCACCGGACGATGCCGTTGACTTGCTCACCTACCTCCCGGAGGAACGTCAGCAGACGATTCTCTCCACTCTGGATCGAGAGATCCGGTTCGAATTGGAAAAGTTATTAATCTTTGACCGGGATACCGCGGGTGGTCTCATGACCACGGAATATGCAGCCGTTCAGGAGGAATATACCGTCGGAGAAACCATTCAGTTTCTGCGAAAAGATTACGCAGATCGTGATCTCTATACCGTCTATGTCCTGGATGAAAGTAGACATCTTCTTGGCACGGTCCCCATAAATACCCTGGTGATCAGTGGAGAGGATGTGCCGGTACGGTCCATCATGGTCTCTGATCCCATTACGATCACACCTGACATGCCAAGTGAGAGAGTCGCGGCACTCGTCTCGAATTATGATCTTCTGGCCATCCCGGTTGTGGACGCCGATCGTAAGATTCTCGGGGTGGTGACCTTTGATGATGTCCTGGACGTGCTGGAGGAAAAGGCAACGGAGGATATGTACCACCTGGCCAACCTCGACAAGGAGGAGCGTGTTTTCACACCCGTGTCCCGTTCCGTCCGTCTGAGGGCTGGATGGCTTTTGATCAACCTCTGTACCGCCATACTTGCGGCTCTTACCGTCTCCCTCTTCCGGGATACGATCCAGTCCTATGTTGCCCTGGCTGTACTGATGCCTATTGTTGCCGGTATGGGAGGTAATGCGGGATCACAGAGCCTGACCGTTGTGGTTCGGGGACTTGCCCTGGGGGAACTGACCTTTTCCGGCGGCTGGAAAGCCGTCCTTAAGGAGGTCAATGTCGGTTTCTATAACGGACTGATCCATGGCACGATCATGGGATTGATCTGCTATTTCTGGTTCAAAAACCCAATTCTCAGCATTATCATGGTTCTGGCGATGATTGCCACCCTGACCATCTCCGGGCTCTTTGGTGCCCTGGTTCCGATCATCCTTCGCTGGTTTCGGAAAGACCCGGCCCTTGGTTCGAGCATCTTTGTGACTACGGCGACAGACGTCGGCGGTTTTTTTACCTTTCTGGGCCTGGCCAGCCTGGCCTTCCGATTCTTCCCTCCCGCCTGA
- a CDS encoding FHA domain-containing protein → MSWVLEIFVGGQHARRLTLDLPEIFIGRSPSNHIHLPHVACSRKHVRLAVTSGHVILEDLGSTNGVYVNGQKMNRGLLGDRDRFTVGPYTFLLSNIEHPEDVPSVSKSATRDEQTGRHTVFIDEEVKRKFVEHSNPLEDTHSGV, encoded by the coding sequence ATGAGCTGGGTCCTTGAAATCTTTGTGGGAGGTCAGCATGCCAGACGCCTCACGCTGGATCTTCCCGAAATTTTTATTGGCCGTTCCCCTTCGAACCACATTCATCTGCCTCATGTAGCCTGTTCCCGCAAGCATGTCCGGCTCGCCGTTACATCGGGGCATGTAATCCTTGAAGATCTTGGTTCGACCAACGGTGTATATGTGAATGGCCAAAAGATGAATCGAGGCCTTCTGGGTGATCGCGACCGTTTTACAGTCGGCCCCTATACATTCCTCTTATCGAACATTGAACATCCTGAAGATGTTCCCTCGGTCTCCAAATCGGCAACCCGGGACGAACAAACAGGGCGCCACACCGTATTCATTGATGAGGAAGTGAAACGGAAATTCGTGGAGCACTCCAATCCGCTGGAAGACACGCATTCGGGGGTATGA
- a CDS encoding universal stress protein: MVQSILYATDFSETAENAFSHALTLAVLFGARLTLLHVRVPLEDDPNNPKFHFPELPDVYSRAETIAEEVLREKAPRVEGIDVQEMVRRGIDADSEILRVASEIGADLIVMGTHGRRGLDQWMLGSVTDAVVKRAEIPVFTVRKDVVAPDPEYPYRRILVPVDLSSGSSKALKAAVELSANPESRITVLHVEDGKEDSTRFSLDSLTSSSIDSSRVQTRLEQGVAETMILKVAREESSDLIVMAKRGHSLFEFILMGSTTERMIRVAPCPVMVLPV, from the coding sequence ATGGTTCAATCAATCCTTTACGCGACCGATTTTTCCGAAACTGCGGAAAATGCTTTTTCCCACGCCCTTACCCTGGCCGTTCTCTTTGGAGCCCGTCTGACACTTCTTCATGTACGGGTTCCCCTTGAGGACGACCCTAACAATCCGAAGTTCCATTTCCCCGAACTTCCGGATGTCTACAGCCGGGCCGAAACGATCGCGGAGGAGGTTCTTCGGGAAAAGGCGCCCCGGGTAGAGGGTATTGACGTTCAAGAAATGGTACGACGGGGTATTGACGCTGATTCCGAAATCCTTCGTGTCGCCTCCGAAATCGGGGCCGATCTGATCGTGATGGGTACCCATGGACGGAGGGGCCTGGATCAATGGATGCTGGGAAGCGTCACGGATGCGGTCGTCAAACGGGCCGAAATTCCCGTCTTTACCGTGCGAAAGGATGTTGTTGCCCCGGACCCGGAATACCCGTACAGGAGAATCCTGGTGCCTGTGGATCTTTCATCGGGTTCTTCGAAGGCCCTGAAGGCTGCAGTAGAGCTGTCCGCTAATCCGGAAAGCCGGATTACGGTTCTCCATGTCGAAGATGGGAAGGAAGATTCCACCCGGTTTTCCCTGGATTCCCTGACCTCCTCGTCCATCGATTCATCCAGGGTACAGACCCGCCTGGAACAGGGTGTCGCAGAAACCATGATCCTGAAGGTAGCCAGAGAGGAAAGTTCCGACCTGATCGTCATGGCCAAGCGAGGGCATTCCCTCTTTGAATTCATCCTGATGGGGAGTACAACGGAGCGCATGATCCGGGTGGCGCCCTGCCCGGTCATGGTCCTGCCTGTCTGA
- a CDS encoding sodium:alanine symporter family protein yields the protein MDLLVTILERINNMILWGPPMLILLVGTGIYLSFRLQFIQIRGLFKALHMALIERKEKSGDASGDISHFQALMTALSATVGTGNIAGVATAVSAGGPGALFWMWITGFFGMATKYSEAVLAVKYRETDAFGTMSGGPMYYLEKGLKAPFLGILFAIFASISAFGIGNMVQSHEVAKAVQDTFGMPTIYTGLILAAATALVILGGIRSIGKTTSVLVPIMIVVYFLGCMAVLVLHWKEIPSIFLLVLESAFSPRAATGGVIGYSVKEAIRFGVARGVFSNESGLGSSPIAAAAAKTSNPVNQALVSMTQTFIDTIVVCSLTGFTILVTQAYLKPELSGSEITNFAFETALPGLIGRFIVSSGLILFAYSTLLGWSYYGEKAIEYLFRERAVMPYRILFCVAVFFGAAFAKVDFVWQFADSMNALMALPNLLGLVILSNVIVRETRTYYGGGEKTRRISP from the coding sequence ATGGACCTTCTCGTTACGATATTAGAACGTATCAACAACATGATTCTCTGGGGTCCCCCCATGCTTATTCTTCTTGTCGGAACGGGAATCTACCTGTCTTTCCGTCTTCAATTTATCCAGATCCGGGGACTCTTTAAAGCCCTTCATATGGCCCTGATCGAACGGAAGGAAAAATCAGGGGATGCCAGTGGGGACATCTCCCATTTTCAGGCACTGATGACAGCCCTTTCCGCCACGGTGGGAACAGGCAATATCGCCGGTGTGGCGACCGCCGTTTCGGCTGGCGGCCCCGGCGCGCTTTTCTGGATGTGGATCACCGGATTCTTCGGCATGGCAACGAAATATTCCGAGGCTGTGCTTGCGGTCAAATACCGCGAAACGGATGCCTTTGGAACCATGAGCGGTGGCCCCATGTATTATCTGGAAAAGGGTTTGAAGGCTCCGTTCCTTGGGATTCTCTTCGCCATTTTCGCATCCATCTCCGCCTTTGGCATCGGAAACATGGTCCAGTCCCACGAAGTGGCCAAGGCAGTACAGGATACGTTCGGCATGCCGACAATCTATACGGGCCTGATCCTTGCCGCGGCCACCGCCCTTGTGATTCTGGGAGGGATTCGGAGCATCGGAAAGACAACAAGTGTTCTCGTACCCATCATGATCGTCGTCTACTTCCTGGGATGCATGGCGGTTTTGGTTCTGCACTGGAAGGAAATTCCCTCGATCTTCCTCCTGGTCCTGGAAAGCGCTTTCTCACCGCGTGCCGCGACCGGTGGTGTCATCGGGTATTCGGTCAAAGAGGCCATCCGTTTCGGTGTGGCCCGGGGTGTCTTCTCGAACGAATCAGGCCTCGGTTCTTCTCCGATCGCCGCTGCAGCCGCGAAGACGTCCAACCCCGTCAACCAGGCCCTGGTCTCCATGACCCAGACCTTTATCGATACGATTGTCGTCTGCTCCCTTACCGGGTTTACGATCCTGGTGACCCAGGCCTACCTCAAACCGGAACTTTCAGGGAGCGAAATCACAAACTTTGCCTTTGAGACAGCTCTCCCCGGCCTGATCGGCCGCTTCATCGTCTCCTCCGGACTGATTCTCTTTGCCTACTCGACACTTCTGGGCTGGAGCTACTATGGGGAAAAGGCGATTGAATATCTATTCAGGGAACGGGCGGTCATGCCCTACAGGATCCTTTTCTGTGTCGCCGTCTTTTTCGGGGCGGCTTTTGCAAAGGTCGATTTTGTCTGGCAGTTTGCCGACTCGATGAACGCACTGATGGCTCTGCCCAATCTTCTGGGCCTGGTCATTCTTTCCAACGTCATTGTTCGTGAGACTCGAACCTACTATGGAGGAGGGGAGAAAACAAGGAGGATATCACCATGA
- the rocD gene encoding ornithine--oxo-acid transaminase, translating into MPKNEEFIEIEEQYGAHNYHPLPVVLNRGERIWVWDVEGNKYLDCLSAYSALNQGHCHPRIVEAMCAQARKLALTSRAFRNDTFGPFLKKITGLIGFSRALPMNSGAEAVETAIKAVRKWGYKKKRVPEDKAEIIVCENNFHGRTTTIVGFSTEEQYKDGFGPFTPGFVVVPYGDVEAFRKAVTSNTVAFLVEPIQGEGGVLVPPTGYLAETAAICKENNVLFISDEIQTGLGRTGKLLACQHDGVKPDGVILGKALSGGMYPISAFLANDEVMGVFHPGDHGSTFGGNPLASVIASAALDVIIEERLCEKAQELGEYFMNRLRKMNSPHVDHVRGRGLLIGVVIKESSGDARPFCEKLMEEGILAKETHHTVIRFAPPLVITKEEIDAAMEKIARVLEGKL; encoded by the coding sequence ATGCCTAAAAACGAAGAATTCATTGAGATCGAAGAACAGTACGGAGCCCACAATTACCATCCTCTGCCCGTCGTCCTCAATCGAGGCGAGCGTATCTGGGTGTGGGACGTCGAAGGAAACAAGTATCTGGACTGTTTGAGCGCATATTCGGCCCTGAACCAGGGTCACTGCCATCCCCGTATCGTGGAAGCCATGTGTGCTCAGGCCCGGAAACTTGCCCTGACTTCCCGGGCATTTCGCAATGACACCTTTGGCCCCTTTCTGAAAAAAATTACCGGTCTGATCGGCTTTTCCCGTGCACTCCCCATGAACTCCGGTGCGGAAGCCGTGGAAACGGCCATCAAGGCAGTTCGGAAATGGGGATACAAGAAGAAGCGAGTTCCAGAGGATAAGGCTGAAATCATCGTCTGTGAAAACAACTTTCATGGACGGACGACGACGATTGTCGGATTCTCTACCGAGGAACAGTACAAGGACGGATTTGGACCCTTCACCCCCGGGTTTGTCGTTGTCCCTTACGGCGACGTGGAAGCCTTCCGCAAGGCTGTGACTTCCAACACCGTGGCCTTTCTCGTAGAACCCATCCAGGGAGAAGGAGGCGTACTCGTTCCTCCGACAGGCTATCTGGCCGAAACCGCCGCCATTTGCAAGGAAAACAACGTTCTTTTCATTTCCGATGAGATTCAGACAGGACTTGGACGCACGGGAAAGCTTCTTGCATGCCAGCATGACGGCGTGAAACCCGATGGAGTCATTCTTGGCAAGGCACTGAGCGGCGGGATGTATCCCATCTCTGCCTTTCTGGCCAATGATGAAGTTATGGGAGTCTTTCATCCCGGTGATCATGGTTCAACGTTCGGCGGAAATCCTCTGGCTTCCGTCATTGCTTCTGCCGCGCTTGACGTGATTATCGAGGAACGTCTTTGCGAAAAAGCCCAGGAGTTAGGTGAATATTTCATGAACCGGCTCCGAAAGATGAACAGTCCCCATGTAGATCATGTGCGCGGTCGCGGTCTCCTTATCGGTGTGGTGATCAAGGAATCTTCCGGTGATGCGCGTCCCTTCTGTGAAAAGCTGATGGAAGAGGGGATTTTGGCCAAGGAAACCCATCACACGGTGATCCGGTTTGCACCTCCTCTTGTCATTACAAAAGAGGAAATCGATGCTGCGATGGAAAAGATCGCACGGGTTCTGGAAGGAAAACTCTAA
- a CDS encoding retropepsin-like aspartic protease has protein sequence MIPALHRLVLFGFLVILGGCSYEFDMEITKARPTETRHAPLLNTNNYPKAIEDGYYLDVERYLDRNSDLVEEHAKAELALGQILLYRGKIEEAAEHLLRARDRAGSLEVKSRSNWFLTLCYYYLNRFAISAFYAEEARHTGVQIDEGFIAFLKKGANRNLYRMDGTEAKVSMTYNQPRLPFLSVVVNGSEARAVVDTGASMTIISSSLAEELGIQIDPEMKSWGYGLHQKKIDLHFAYLDTLRLGEITVYEVPVMVFPDEDLIFQTRRGTLKIDVALGYHLLRQGRLFLDYRAKILQWVPASTMEPLEDQNLFVTGLRPSAMVAINEAFGYHFILDTGSEKTFLSTSGSNRSSTQEKINFYKMIFHGFGKARTVNLKAGDLLMALAGYQAAFKDIPVNRESSSLIDGYVGNDFLSNFQVMLDFPHGRISLTPYRLARAEIVAEPEKEPTQTQP, from the coding sequence ATGATCCCGGCACTCCACCGTCTCGTCCTTTTTGGGTTCCTGGTTATCCTGGGGGGATGTTCCTATGAATTTGACATGGAGATCACAAAGGCACGTCCCACGGAAACCCGCCATGCCCCCCTTCTGAATACGAACAATTATCCAAAGGCGATCGAAGACGGCTATTATCTGGACGTTGAACGCTATCTGGATAGAAACTCTGACCTGGTGGAAGAACACGCGAAAGCTGAACTGGCGCTCGGGCAGATCCTTCTCTATCGGGGAAAAATTGAGGAAGCCGCTGAACATCTTCTGCGGGCACGGGATCGTGCTGGAAGCCTGGAAGTGAAATCCCGGTCCAACTGGTTTCTGACCCTCTGTTACTACTATCTTAACCGCTTTGCGATCTCTGCTTTTTATGCCGAAGAAGCCAGGCACACCGGGGTCCAGATCGATGAAGGATTTATAGCATTTTTAAAGAAAGGCGCAAACCGTAACCTCTACCGCATGGATGGAACGGAAGCAAAAGTATCGATGACCTATAATCAGCCTCGTCTTCCCTTCCTTTCCGTTGTGGTAAACGGGAGCGAAGCACGGGCGGTTGTGGATACCGGCGCATCGATGACGATCATCTCTTCTTCTCTGGCAGAAGAGCTGGGGATTCAAATTGATCCCGAAATGAAATCCTGGGGATACGGCCTGCACCAGAAGAAGATCGATCTCCATTTTGCCTATCTGGATACCCTTCGTCTGGGTGAGATTACCGTTTACGAAGTTCCCGTCATGGTATTTCCGGATGAAGATCTGATCTTTCAAACCCGGCGCGGAACCCTTAAGATCGATGTGGCTCTCGGATATCACCTTCTCCGCCAGGGGCGCCTGTTTCTCGATTATCGTGCCAAGATCTTGCAGTGGGTCCCCGCATCGACAATGGAACCCCTGGAGGACCAGAACCTCTTTGTAACAGGCCTGCGCCCATCTGCCATGGTGGCCATTAACGAAGCCTTCGGTTATCACTTTATTCTGGATACGGGGAGCGAAAAGACCTTCCTCTCCACCTCGGGGTCCAACCGATCCTCCACGCAGGAAAAGATCAACTTCTACAAGATGATTTTCCATGGATTCGGAAAAGCCCGGACCGTCAACCTCAAGGCCGGGGACCTCCTCATGGCCCTGGCCGGGTACCAGGCCGCGTTTAAAGATATCCCGGTCAACCGGGAAAGTTCCTCCCTGATCGACGGATACGTCGGAAACGATTTCTTAAGCAATTTCCAGGTCATGCTAGATTTTCCCCACGGGAGAATCTCGTTAACGCCCTACCGGCTTGCCCGGGCAGAAATCGTCGCAGAGCCCGAAAAGGAGCCTACGCAGACTCAGCCCTAG
- the mgtE gene encoding magnesium transporter: METKKLNHVQRVILRLFLTGSYENVKRAIVKLKTAEIVEIVSELRHADQMKFLSLLFSVRRAGEVLSELPEELASTLLSEFPDEKIGQMLLRIPPDDAVDLLSYVEENRREKVLSTLSEPDRFSLEKLIIFDEDTAGGLMTTEYIAIRDTMTVEEAVKTIRTKYPELDVYYIYVVDDRGHLVGTLPLNKLVLAEGDAIVKNIHVPDPICISPETPQEEVARIVSNFDLLALPVVDDDHKLLGVVTFDDVIDVVEEEATEDIYLLANLNTEERVFTPVIKSVRLRIGWLFINLLAAMVAAFTVSLFSHTIEQYVALAILMPIVANMGGNAGIQSLTVMVRGLALGELDFSAGWKATLKEVSVGLINGLMNGLIMGIITYFWSRNLILAIVMFFAMVATLIVAGFFGALVPIVLKWLKKDPALGSSIFVTMAADVGGFFIFLGLATILLNLYNVS; encoded by the coding sequence GTGGAAACGAAAAAGCTGAACCATGTCCAGCGGGTAATCTTGCGCCTGTTCCTGACGGGCTCCTATGAAAACGTAAAGCGTGCCATTGTGAAGCTGAAGACCGCGGAGATCGTCGAAATCGTATCGGAGCTTCGGCATGCCGACCAGATGAAGTTTCTCTCCCTCCTCTTTTCCGTGCGGAGAGCCGGTGAAGTCCTCAGTGAACTTCCCGAGGAACTTGCAAGTACGCTGTTGTCGGAGTTTCCCGATGAAAAGATCGGGCAGATGCTTTTACGGATCCCTCCCGATGACGCCGTCGATCTTCTGAGCTATGTAGAGGAGAACCGAAGGGAAAAGGTTCTGTCCACATTGAGTGAGCCGGATCGATTCTCCCTTGAAAAACTCATCATCTTTGATGAGGATACCGCCGGCGGTCTCATGACCACGGAGTACATCGCCATTCGGGACACGATGACGGTGGAAGAGGCGGTAAAGACGATTCGGACCAAATATCCCGAGCTGGATGTTTACTATATCTACGTCGTGGACGACCGGGGTCACCTGGTGGGAACGCTTCCTCTTAACAAGCTGGTCCTTGCGGAGGGAGATGCCATCGTAAAAAACATCCATGTTCCCGACCCCATCTGTATTTCACCCGAGACACCCCAGGAAGAGGTTGCCCGAATCGTATCCAATTTTGATCTCCTCGCCCTCCCGGTTGTGGATGATGACCATAAGCTTCTGGGTGTCGTCACCTTTGATGATGTTATCGATGTCGTAGAAGAAGAAGCTACGGAAGATATTTATCTTCTTGCCAACCTGAACACCGAGGAACGTGTATTTACCCCCGTAATTAAATCTGTGCGCCTCCGGATCGGCTGGCTCTTCATCAACCTCCTGGCTGCCATGGTGGCTGCATTTACGGTTTCTCTCTTCTCCCATACGATCGAACAGTACGTAGCCCTGGCCATTCTCATGCCGATTGTGGCCAATATGGGCGGAAATGCAGGGATTCAGAGCCTCACGGTCATGGTCCGCGGCCTCGCTCTGGGAGAACTTGATTTCTCCGCAGGCTGGAAAGCTACCCTGAAGGAAGTCTCAGTTGGGCTCATTAATGGTCTGATGAATGGCCTTATCATGGGAATTATCACCTATTTCTGGTCCAGGAACCTCATTCTGGCCATCGTCATGTTTTTTGCCATGGTGGCTACGTTAATAGTTGCCGGGTTTTTTGGTGCACTTGTCCCCATCGTCTTGAAATGGCTGAAAAAGGACCCGGCCCTGGGATCCAGCATCTTTGTCACGATGGCGGCGGACGTCGGCGGATTTTTCATCTTTCTGGGACTTGCCACGATTCTTCTGAATCTTTATAACGTATCCTGA